The segment GTCTCGTCATTACATACCTTTCATCACGAGCAGCAAGTTCACAGATCTCAATGTTTTTGCCCCAATCCACATCAGTAAGCTTCTCGCTGGTTGCACAACTTACAAGCTCCGAAgccattttttaattattatctgTTTCAAAGCCAGAAACAATCAGCAGCTAAAGATTCTCAGCATGAGCAAAACAAGATACAGATTTCAAGATCAGATATTTAGTTCATGTTATCGAGAAGGAGAGAACACATATGTGGTAAAGCTTGGCAAAACAGAACACAAATCTGATCACGAAGAGGACAGAACAAGACAAAACTGATAACTTTgtccaaatacaaaaaaaaataaaaaaaatctagctGTCGAGAGGAACATTCTGACCCAAAAATAGATCTTGAACAAAATAGCAAACAGTCAAGTGGTTTGATTGGATAACGATTGAGTGAGATAAACCCTAATCAGCTTGAGCATTACACAGATacgtaagaagaagaagagatgaaagacGAAACCTTTGCTCCTATTCTTCaccaaatttatttaattaccTTGATTAATCCTTAAAAACAGAAACTTGCACTGATGGTTTTTAATCAGgggagtagtttttttttttttttttaaagttaaatgaataataaagaaaaaatcaaaaggcTGAAGCAGCAGAGCACCGCCATGAGAGAGAAAGCTGTTCTCTTGGTAAAGTGTTGTTGGCGCGGGGAAGAGAGAGATAATATTATAGTCACGCGCTTGTCAGCCTTTAACTAACAACTGACAGCCTGATTGACCGCCACGTGTAATGTCCCTTTTAATTAGGTCACCCGAGAAAATCTCGGGGCATTACTTTCCTTTTTTTCAGAAACATCCCTTGATTTCACTGGTACTTTAATATCTGTCCCTTATCTTATTTTTGTCAAGTAATTTATCCCCACTTAAATCAATAGAATAAATTTCAAACAATATGTTTCTGATTTAAAGTTTCAGTACAAATAATTCTagaaagaaattcaaaatatagttAACTAACATTTAAAACTCTTAACTACCAGGTTGACTTTACTAAAAATTAGGAAAATTGGATTTGACCtttaacaaaataatcaaacagACAAGTTCCAAGTGTCCACTTCGTAATGAGCTCACAATCTGATTTCTTTTGTTATCATTAGTTCgtaattaaagttttttttttggattattaAAAGTTAAGCTCTACCAatgaaatcatttaattttgtacgCATTCAGTATAATGAATTTGAATTATAAACTGGCATAATTATTTCGATATTTAtagataatttgaaaaaaacataCTCCTGTAATATACTAGCTGATTCTACCATTTATACATAGGTAATAACATTGCAATGTCCACATATCACAACACATCACACATGTTACATGTCCACATATCTACCAATAAATtgtgagaaaaaaagaaatgaagaaatCGAGTTTGAGTAACAAATACTCTGTATTGTTATTATTGAAGTTTTAAATGATTAGAAAAGTTGCCGTCGAATGAATTAACGTTAGGTGAATTAAGCGTGTTACTTAGCTAAAacattactccctctgtttcatattaagtgtcactctgaactcattttcttgttacataaagattgtcactttacaattccagtgtaaattatactaactttcagctaaaaattaattgcaaactgcattgattttataaataattttatttatctaaaatactattggtcaaagaggtataattaattacaacttacatatatttcaacaactttcttaatctatataaaaaatgccacaacgacactctttaagaaacggagggagtagatAGCAGCTACTAAATGAATCCAAAATAATTCTATGGAAAGAAGACGTGCCGTTTTTCACGTTTTGAGCATACTATTAAACGTTcgtaacaacaaaaaaaaaaaaaaaaaagcatgctATTAAACGCGGTCGTTTTTTGCGCCGAGTGAAACTCAGAAAACCCTCCCTCCACACACTTGACTGAACCCCTTTCATTTCCCGGCCACCGGAGACagagctaaaaaaaaaaaagctatgcCTCTGAAGTTCCCTCGCCGAATACGAATCTTCACCCATTCTATCCCGCGCACTACTAATCTCGCTTCCTTCAATTCAGTTGCGCGAGCTTATCATCGTCATAACACTTCTTCTAGCTCCGCGCCTCCTTTTCTCTCCCGTATATTCTCGTTCACGTCGAATCACTTCTCCACTCATCGTCCTAACGGAGGCGAAACCCGCGCGTCGTCGAGGAGCTTGATCGAAGACGAGGAAGAGCTCAGTAACTGGGTAACCGATCTGAGACCTGGGTCGTTGCGTGTCCATCTCACCAGCGATGATGATGACGTGGATCGTAGCGGGGGGAGAAGAAACCAAGACTCGAGAGGGGCGATACGCAATAAAGTTGGGTCCTTTAGGGAGAATCGGTTTAGTGAAAGAGGTAAAGGATCGAACTTTGGGAGAAGTGAATCGTCTTTTCGTGGGAGGAAGGAGAGAAGTTTAGGTAGAGATAgagaagaaggctacaagggtTTAAGGAAGCAGCGGCGGGGAGATGTTGTAGATGAAGAGAGTAGTGATGAGGATGTTATGGGAGGCATTGGAGATTTGCTTAGTGAAgaggatgaggaagaagaagaagatgaagattaCGAGTTTCTCAAGAAGAAAGCAGCTTCTGCTTTTGGGTTTGATAGGGACAAGGGTGTAGAAGCAAGGAGTGATGTCAAAAGCTCAGATTCTTATCTGACCAAGACGAGGTaacattgttgttgttgtgtcaTTTCTTGTTTCTTCTGTACTTCTGTTGAAAATAATCTGAGAGTACATCAGTCTCTCAGAGTTTGATTGATTGTGTCAAAAAGTTACTTACTCTGACACACTTGTTTGCAGATTCGATCAGTATACTTTGTCTCCCTTATCGCTGAAAGCACTTAACGATGCGGGATACGAGACAATGACTGTTGTGCAGGAAGCTACTCTCCCTATCATTCTCAAAGGTatgcttcttatttttttttttggtctggTGCTTGTTGGCTCCACTAGTACCAGGACTAAGAAATTGTATCACCACCAGTTACACCCTGGCAATCCAGTAATAGAAAGAAAAGTTTATAAACTTTGCTCGAGATAGAAACTTTTGTAAcctttatagttttttttctttaacaactTTGTCCCTTGGgcattctttgttttttttttttcaggtaaaGATGTTTTAGCTAAGGCCAAAACAGGAACCGGGAAAACTGTAGCGTTTTTGGTGAGACTTACAAATGGTTATAATAAGTAGGACATTTGATAATGTATTGGACATATGATTTTGACATTCGTGTtgctgtttttttctttttgtaagcTTCCATCAATCGAAGTAGTTGTGAAATCACCTCCAACAAGCCCGGATAATAAGCGGCCCCCTATCCTTGCACTTGTGATATGCCCTACAAGAGAACTTGCCAATCAAGCTGCTACAGAAGCAAACACTTTACTAAAGTATCATCCAACTATTGGTGTTCAAGTTGTGATTGGAGGCACACGGCTTGGTTTGGAACAAAAGCGTATGCAAACTAATCCTTGTCAGGTGAGTATTGTTTGCAATGTGTGCTCGGAGTGAATCCTTACAGTTCCTTCAATATAACAACGTGTTATTTGAGATTTTCAGATACTAGTGGCTACACCTGGAAGACTCAAAGACCATATTGAGAACACTCCAGGATTGGCAACAAGGTTAAAGGGTGTGAAAGTTCTTGTGCTTGACGAAGCTGATCATCTTCTGGACATGGGTTTCCGCAAGGACATTGAGAGGATACTTTCCGCAGTTCCTAAGGAGAGACAAACGTTTCTATTCTCTGCCACAGTACCAGAAGAGGTCTGACTCCTTTTCTtgcatatttgttttgttttatgtttgcCTCAGTCCCTTTTTTGGAACGGGTCTTCATATGTGTTAGGTTCGCCAAATGTGCCTTGTTGCTCTGAGGCGGGATCACGAGTTTATCAATTGTGTTCACGAAGGCACTGGAGAGACACATCAACAGGTCAGACAAACGCACATGATTGCTTCACTGGACAAACATTTCTCTCTTCTATACACACTTCTTCGAGCACACATTGCAGATAACGTAGATTATAAGGTACACAAATCTTCTCCAGCACCGGTGTTAAACTGCATGAGTTAAATGCTTTTCTTTTTGTGACTTAACTCTGTGGTTGGTTCCTGAAGGTCATTGTCTTCTGTACAACTGCTATGGTTACAAAATTAGTAGCTGATCTACTTGGTGAGCTAAACTTAAACGTGAGAGAGATCCATTCTAGAAAACCTCAGAGTTACAGGACAAGGGTCTCTAATGAGTTCCGGAAATCTAAAGGTTTGATTCTCGTAACATCTGATGTATCAGCTCGAGGAGTCGATTACCCTGATGTGACTCTCGTTTTACAGGTAAATTCAATCATTACttagaaaccttttttttttcctccgGTTTTACAGAAAGTGTAATTACTTATACAGGTGGGATTGCCGAAAGATAGAGAACAATATATACACAGACTCGGTAGAACAGGGAGAAAAGGGAAGGAAGGAGAAGGCATATTGTTGCTGGCACCATGGGAGGAATACTTCCTATCATCTCTTAAAGACTTACCCATCACTAAGTCTTCTCTGCCATCTACAGACCCAGAAACTGTTAAAAAGGTTAAGCATTTATCCTATTTCACTGTTGTTGGCAAAGTCCTTGGCTATGCTTCAAGGAGTCAAAACTTGGAATGAGGAATTAAGTTGGTTGAAAATGGAATGTAACAGGTGCAAAAGGCGCTATGCCATGTAGAGATGAGGAACAAGGAGGCGGCGTACCAGGCTTGGTTAGGGTACTACAACTCACAGAAGATGATTGGGAGAGACAAAGAGAGGCTGGTGGAGTTGGCTAACGAGTTTAGTCGTAGTATGGGACTTGACAATCCTCCGGCTATACCTAAACTTATTCTTGGTAAGATGGGTCTCAAAAATGTTCCTGGTCTTAGAGCCAAATAGATATATATCttcttttaaacaaaatttgatAAGTCTATCTTAGTAAAAACACTACTTTTGATCTTCTTATAGCTTCAAGCCATTTAGTTTATACTAATTATTATAGATTTCACATGCTTGAGTTGGTTTCTTCTCGGTCTGTGACACAACAATGTACAAGAGCCACAGACCACAGTTGAGAGATTCAAAGTTGATAACACAACTAATATGAGAGTACTAATAGTCAAATCTATTTGGAAAACAGCAACAAAAACAGTGCACATGAGCCCCAAAAAGCTCAAAAGACCAGTGCGCAATTGAGGAAAGCTGGGTGAAGCCCAAAACTTTTGGGCTATGACTTCAGAAAAAACTTGCTTCAAAGACACAAACCAGCCCAAATAAATTGGTTAAATTAATTAGGCCAGCTCGGAACATTATCTATATTGATAAATGCTCATATTTTTTGGTCTTCATCAAGCCCATTTATCTCGTCTGATCCAATCTTAATTTCGTAGATAAGACAGACACGCGTGTAGGTAGGCCCATGCTTAGTAGACATACATCAACAGCACACACGCATTATCAACGCGTGAGTAAAACCCACACAGACTGTAAATATATTACGCTTGTAACCAAGCGCGTGGTCTGAAATCAGACAAAAACTCGGAAGTGTTACGTTTGTTTACATATCTCTCTTATTACCACGTTTTCAAGTGTCTCCTTCGTTTTGCTCTGAAAACTCCGATTTCAAAATTTACCTCCGTCCTCTTTCCATGGCGTTTGCTCCGATTCTCCGCCGCGTCTCCGCCGCTAAGAACCTCTTTCCTCTATCTAGACTCGCCGTTGGTTCCTCTCCCTCCGTTAGATCTCTGCAAACCGGAGCCTCCGGCGACGATCGTCAACTCCCTCCGCCGCTTTCTCCGTCCTCCATCGCTGGGTATCACGTGAGCTCCGGGGGATACATGCGCGGAGCTGTGTTTCGGGAGCCAAATCAGCCTCTAACAATCGAAGAGTTTCACATTCCACGACCAAAAGTGAATGAGATTCTCATCAAAACCAAAGGTAGATATTATCATCATGTCTTGCTTTGATTcgttatttaaattaataataaaaaaacaaattaattctTCAATTTGTATGTGGGGTAGCTTGTGGAGTTTGCCACTCTGATCTACATGTGATGAAAGGAGAGATACCATTCTCTACTCCTTGTGTTATCGGTCATGAGATCACTGGTGAAGTTGTTGAACATGGTCCTCTTACTGATCACAAGATCATCCAAAGGTTCCCCTGAAACCAACTGATCACAGaatcatatgtttttttcttttcttaattaaaatccTGAATGTCTCAACCTTTTGTTTCAGATTTCCAATTGGCTCTCGCGTGGTTGGAGCTTTCATTATGCCGTGTGGAACCTGTTCTTATTGTGCTAAGGTTAGGAGGAAAGTGTAGTTGCTTTCATTGGTTTCTCAGTTTTTAGCTGATAGATACTCTTTAACTCGGATACAGGGCCATGATGATCTATGTGAAGACTTCTTTGCTTACAATAGAGCTAAAGGAACTCTTTATGATGGCGAAACTCGTCTGTTTTTGCGTCATGACGGTAAATAACTCTGGTGGCATGTtatgattgtttttttattctgaTTATAATTTCTCACTTTCCTGGCAGATTCACCGGTGTATATGTACAGTATGGGAGGGATGGCTGAGTACTGTGTCACACCAGCGCACGGGTTAGCTCCTCTACCAGATTCTCTGCCCTACACTGAGTCTGCGATTCTAGGGTGTGCTGTTTTCACTGCGTATGGTGCTATGGCTCATGCTGCTGAGATCCGTCCTGGCGATTCTATTGCTGTGATTGGAATTGGTGGTGTTGGCTCTAGGTATGTTTAAATGTGTCATTGCCTGTTTATTTACCTGCTCATAACCTAACCATCTTTGAGGTTTGTTGCTTCAGTTGTTTGCAGATAGCTAGGGCTTTTGGAGCCTCTGATATAATAGCTGTGGATGTCCAGGATGATAAATTGGAGAAGGCTAAGACTCTTGGTGCCACTCATATTGTCAATGCTGCTAAAGAAGATGCTGTTGACAGGATAAGGGTATGTATGGTTTATTAAAGAGGCCTATTCCTTGTAATTTTTATAAGctgttgattgtttttttttttttactgtttttggCAGGAAATAACGGGTGGGATGGGTGTGGATGTTGCTGTTGAAGCCTTGGGAAAGCCTCAGACTTTCATGCAGTGCACACTCAGTGTGAAAGATGGTGGAAAAGCTGTGATGATTGGACTCTCACAAGCTGGCTCCGTTGGAGAAATAGACATTAACCGACTTGTTCGTAGGAAGGTTGCTTTCTTTGACACAATGACTTAGAAAATAATCTATTAACGGCTTATAAGGTCATTACGTTTGAAtctccttgtttttttttgtaattgtgaAGATAAAAGTGATAGGGTCATACGGAGGAAGAGCAAGGCAGGATCTTCCAAAAGTAGTGAAACTAGCAGAGTCAGGGATCTTCAACCTAACGAACGCGgtttcaagcaagtacaagtttGAAGATGCAGGGAAAGCGTTTCAAGATCTCAACCAAGGAAAGATCGTGAGCCGTGGTGTTGTTGAGATACTAtaaagctaaaaaaaaaacctgGTTCAGGTTTTGGTAATGACTGCTTCATACCTGATTTCACTGAGGTCTAGTTGCTACAAA is part of the Raphanus sativus cultivar WK10039 chromosome 5, ASM80110v3, whole genome shotgun sequence genome and harbors:
- the LOC108834543 gene encoding DEAD-box ATP-dependent RNA helicase 31 isoform X3 → MPLKFPRRIRIFTHSIPRTTNLASFNSVARAYHRHNTSSSSAPPFLSRIFSFTSNHFSTHRPNGGETRASSRSLIEDEEELSNWVTDLRPGSLRVHLTSDDDDVDRSGGRRNQDSRGAIRNKVGSFRENRFSERGKGSNFGRSESSFRGRKERSLGRDREEGYKGLRKQRRGDVVDEESSDEDVMGGIGDLLSEEDEEEEEDEDYEFLKKKAASAFGFDRDKGVEARSDVKSSDSYLTKTRFDQYTLSPLSLKALNDAGYETMTVVQEATLPIILKGKDVLAKAKTGTGKTVAFLLPSIEVVVKSPPTSPDNKRPPILALVICPTRELANQAATEANTLLKYHPTIGVQVVIGGTRLGLEQKRMQTNPCQILVATPGRLKDHIENTPGLATRLKGVKVLVLDEADHLLDMGFRKDIERILSAVPKERQTFLFSATVPEEVRQMCLVALRRDHEFINCVHEGTGETHQQVIVFCTTAMVTKLVADLLGELNLNVREIHSRKPQSYRTRVSNEFRKSKGLILVTSDVSARGVDYPDVTLVLQVGLPKDREQYIHRLGRTGRKGKEGEGILLLAPWEEYFLSSLKDLPITKSSLPSTDPETVKKVQKALCHVEMRNKEAAYQAWLGYYNSQKMIGRDKERLVELANEFSRSMGLDNPPAIPKLILDKTDTRVGRPMLSRHTSTAHTHYQRVSKTHTDCKYITLVTKRVV
- the LOC108834543 gene encoding DEAD-box ATP-dependent RNA helicase 31 isoform X2, producing the protein MPLKFPRRIRIFTHSIPRTTNLASFNSVARAYHRHNTSSSSAPPFLSRIFSFTSNHFSTHRPNGGETRASSRSLIEDEEELSNWVTDLRPGSLRVHLTSDDDDVDRSGGRRNQDSRGAIRNKVGSFRENRFSERGKGSNFGRSESSFRGRKERSLGRDREEGYKGLRKQRRGDVVDEESSDEDVMGGIGDLLSEEDEEEEEDEDYEFLKKKAASAFGFDRDKGVEARSDVKSSDSYLTKTRFDQYTLSPLSLKALNDAGYETMTVVQEATLPIILKGKDVLAKAKTGTGKTVAFLLPSIEVVVKSPPTSPDNKRPPILALVICPTRELANQAATEANTLLKYHPTIGVQVVIGGTRLGLEQKRMQTNPCQILVATPGRLKDHIENTPGLATRLKGVKVLVLDEADHLLDMGFRKDIERILSAVPKERQTFLFSATVPEEVRQMCLVALRRDHEFINCVHEGTGETHQQVRQTHMIASLDKHFSLLYTLLRAHIADNVDYKVIVFCTTAMVTKLVADLLGELNLNVREIHSRKPQSYRTRVSNEFRKSKGLILVTSDVSARGVDYPDVTLVLQVGLPKDREQYIHRLGRTGRKGKEGEGILLLAPWEEYFLSSLKDLPITKSSLPSTDPETVKKVQKALCHVEMRNKEAAYQAWLGYYNSQKMIGRDKERLVELANEFSRSMGLDNPPAIPKLILGKMGLKNVPGLRAK
- the LOC108834543 gene encoding DEAD-box ATP-dependent RNA helicase 31 isoform X1 — protein: MPLKFPRRIRIFTHSIPRTTNLASFNSVARAYHRHNTSSSSAPPFLSRIFSFTSNHFSTHRPNGGETRASSRSLIEDEEELSNWVTDLRPGSLRVHLTSDDDDVDRSGGRRNQDSRGAIRNKVGSFRENRFSERGKGSNFGRSESSFRGRKERSLGRDREEGYKGLRKQRRGDVVDEESSDEDVMGGIGDLLSEEDEEEEEDEDYEFLKKKAASAFGFDRDKGVEARSDVKSSDSYLTKTRFDQYTLSPLSLKALNDAGYETMTVVQEATLPIILKGKDVLAKAKTGTGKTVAFLLPSIEVVVKSPPTSPDNKRPPILALVICPTRELANQAATEANTLLKYHPTIGVQVVIGGTRLGLEQKRMQTNPCQILVATPGRLKDHIENTPGLATRLKGVKVLVLDEADHLLDMGFRKDIERILSAVPKERQTFLFSATVPEEVRQMCLVALRRDHEFINCVHEGTGETHQQVRQTHMIASLDKHFSLLYTLLRAHIADNVDYKVIVFCTTAMVTKLVADLLGELNLNVREIHSRKPQSYRTRVSNEFRKSKGLILVTSDVSARGVDYPDVTLVLQVGLPKDREQYIHRLGRTGRKGKEGEGILLLAPWEEYFLSSLKDLPITKSSLPSTDPETVKKVQKALCHVEMRNKEAAYQAWLGYYNSQKMIGRDKERLVELANEFSRSMGLDNPPAIPKLILDKTDTRVGRPMLSRHTSTAHTHYQRVSKTHTDCKYITLVTKRVV
- the LOC108856336 gene encoding uncharacterized protein LOC108856336, with the protein product MAFAPILRRVSAAKNLFPLSRLAVGSSPSVRSLQTGASGDDRQLPPPLSPSSIAGYHVSSGGYMRGAVFREPNQPLTIEEFHIPRPKVNEILIKTKACGVCHSDLHVMKGEIPFSTPCVIGHEITGEVVEHGPLTDHKIIQRFPIGSRVVGAFIMPCGTCSYCAKGHDDLCEDFFAYNRAKGTLYDGETRLFLRHDDSPVYMYSMGGMAEYCVTPAHGLAPLPDSLPYTESAILGCAVFTAYGAMAHAAEIRPGDSIAVIGIGGVGSSCLQIARAFGASDIIAVDVQDDKLEKAKTLGATHIVNAAKEDAVDRIREITGGMGVDVAVEALGKPQTFMQCTLSVKDGGKAVMIGLSQAGSVGEIDINRLVRRKIKVIGSYGGRARQDLPKVVKLAESGIFNLTNAVSSKYKFEDAGKAFQDLNQGKIVSRGVVEIL